Genomic segment of Corticium candelabrum chromosome 16, ooCorCand1.1, whole genome shotgun sequence:
ggggcacgtgcccccacaaAATGCTCTCCGTTatcttagggttagggtaaccctaaccctaaccctaaccctaaggcaTAGAGTTAGCAGTGTTCTTGGATTTCTATGGCCTGACAAACCGTTGTGCCCCCCCACTCAGCAGAGGCTTCCTTCGCCTATGGTTGACGGCAATGACGCAACTTTCTTCTTAGGCGGAAATGAAACTGCAATCAAAACCGTTGAATTCTGTGTCAACAAACCAGGAGGGATATTCAAAATCGGAGACACATTACAGTGCGTGGCTTCTGTACAAGTAGGTATGGTGAGATATACTATAAATGTGCTAATTTTGTGCTAAGTTAACCTGAATTAAGACGCTTAGTCGGATATACAGTAGGGACACTAGCGGTTTGGTGTTTAGATCATCCGCCGATCGGAAATCTGTACTATGATGTTCAAGCCACGTTTACAGGGGGAAGGAGTGCAAACTTTGGAGGTGGACTATGTAGTTCTAGTCCTGATTCTTGCCGCACAAGTAAGACAATTACAGACTACCTAATACTGACTTAATTGGTCTTACATTTCTGTAGCAAACTTAAAGTTCAATATATCTCAACTAATTCCAGACACGTGGTCTTCTTATATAGTGAGATAAAAGTGGTTGGTTATTGCTGCTGTGTCGTAATGGTAACTCGTGATGTGCTACAGGGTCTCGTTCAGGGCCATCTTGATATAAGAGATGGTTTTGGACTTATCTTGTGTCTCAATGGATCTGGTACTCTCGAGAAATAAATTACGTGAAGGCGGTGTGATGAACATTGTTACGGGTGACTGTCTAGATAGCGTATACACTAGAACAGCGTGAACTGAAGCTTTACTTCAACATTAGTAAAGTAGTTTAGAATTTGCTGATATGTTTGTATACAATAGTTAGGCTTTGTATTATTGTTTCTATACCATTGGACCAGATCTTTAGGATAGTCAACTATGATAGTATCTGAAACAAAGTCTGggttttatttgttgttgctgttgttattgttattgttattgctgtttgtttaaATGTAATATAGTCGCGGTGTTTTAGTTATTACTTGTGTTGTGcttgttttgttattattgttgttgttattgttgtagtctgttttAGATGTAATAGTAGTGGTGTTTTAGTTAATTGTGTTGtgcttatttgtttttgttgtggtggtggtgattgttgttgtggttgttgttgttgttctggtGGCCCGGttgtggtgatggtggtgttGGTGTTGGTATTGGTCGTACTGATAGTCGTCATTGTAATTATAAGTCTGGTTTATACAGTAAGCACTTGAAGCAATTAATACTTGCCTCAAAATTGCTTAGATCTTTATGGTTATCTATAGACACACGATATGACTTGACTGCTATGTTTCAGGGTGATCTTAGTAATGCAGATTCTGAGAACACGCACTATGCAAAAATAAGTTCTGTCAATCTTACTGGCTGCATACAACGCAGTGAGTTGTGAATTTATTAGTTTTATCAGGTGGTGGGACTAAGGAGAATGGACTAAGGAAGATGCTGATTGGAGATATGAAAACACGTTTCAACGACCAAGACTTTTGTAATTGCTTGAATGCTTGTGAAAATATGGAAGAGCTGTACAAACAGGTGGTTTACCTTTTAACAACTTGTGGAGAGGTTAACGCCTCTGGACTTGTTGTAAGGCTTTGCTAAAGTTTGGTTTCGATTTAATTTACTATACTAAACAGCCATATTTTTAGTTCATCTtataaatttacattttatctattatttctatttttatttagcTGTTGCAGATAACATATGCTTGTACTTTTAAAGATATTGACAACATCTAATTAGACTGTGAATACTGAAAGATTTAGATACACGTACAGCATTCTTCAAGGAAACAAAGGGAGAAGTATGCAGGGCGCCAATGAGTCAAAATTAATTCTGCGTGTGATTCTCTATTCCTAGTTCAGCGGCGTGTCTAGCCGGGGGCGCGAGAGGCTCGCGCCACCCCCTCAAATATTATCGACCTTGACTTTCTGTTCAAGAGGTCATCTTTCTCCTCAGAATGCGAGTACCGATTTGCCGTCTATACACGCCAATTTTCCTGCCcgggcgaattttttttgggCCGCGGTTTGGACTTAGCCTCTAGAGCGAACAGTGggctggtagtacgaggctagcggcgCGGCTCCTCCCATAAGTGTCCAGTGGTTAGAGTTGTCATTGATAACAAATAGAGGCTTTTCATTGTCTGACAATGTCCATTGCTGTAATGAAATATCATTGTCAATCTCAAGCTTATTTTCATTTGAGGAGATTGTGCTCTTTCACCTTTTTCCAGTTACTCACACCATCATATCCACACAACTTGTACTTTTCCATGAAGAGGCTATCAACCAGTTCAATCTAGAAGTGAACATAGGTTATTTCAAGATGTGAATCTACTTTTGCATTAGATAAActactgtactacagttaTTTCTAATAAACTGCAGACTGACATGCACGGACACAGGCACATGCATGATAACATTCGTATACATGCCTGCACACATATACTTTCTTAAACCTTGATTTGGTTTACCCAGTATGGTTTTGGGAGACTGCcaattgcacacacacacacacacacacacacacacacacacacacacacacacacacacacacacacacacacacacacacacacacacacacacacacacacacacacacacacacacacacacacacacacacacacacaactaaagGAAAGCCTGACAAACAGGAGACAGACTAATTGATAATTACTGTTTTCTTTAGTATATAAAGCACTTCT
This window contains:
- the LOC134192332 gene encoding uncharacterized protein LOC134192332 — protein: MKLAIAAIVFICALAGTHYGTANLRSSILHRSTSDNSSCAAMGLFNPLCSTPNETSNCLNICGGNETAIKTVEFCVNKPGGIFKIGDTLQCVASVQVDHPPIGNLYYDVQATFTGGRSANFGGGLCSSSPDSCRTTNLKFNISQLIPDTWSSYIGLVQGHLDIRDGFGLILCLNGSGTLEK